From Salarias fasciatus chromosome 5, fSalaFa1.1, whole genome shotgun sequence, a single genomic window includes:
- the LOC115389079 gene encoding dnaJ homolog subfamily B member 9-like isoform X1 — translation MGVRSASHLLRGCVLLLLCLAHSPPAASEATRDYYETLHVESTATDQQIKKAFRKLAVKYHPDKNKGTDAERTFREIAEAYKVLSNSDKRRQYDLMGHEAFLNNQASVDPEDDHEHFYFFSDVFDVYDGEETHFHWSFHQDEDDQHTHFRFDDVDFRFHFDDNDEIYFY, via the exons ATGGGGGTCCGCAGTGCGTCCCACCTGCTGAGAGGCTGtgtgctcctgctgctctgcctggCCCACAGCCCGCCAGCGGCCTCGGAGGCCACCAGAGATTACTATGAAACTCTGCATGTCGAGTCAACGGCGACAGACCAGCAGATAAAAAAGGCTTTCCGAAAACTGGCCGTGAAGTACCACCCAGATAAGAACAAGGGCACAGATGCAGAGAGGACGTTCAGAGAGATTGCAGAAG CCTACAAAGTGCTCTCGAACAGTGACAAACGGAGGCAGTACGACCTCATGGGCCATGAAGCCTTCCTGAACAACCAGGCTTCTGTTGACCCAGAAGATGACCATGAACACTTCTACTTCTTCTCTGACGTCTTCGACGTTTATGACGGGGAGGAAACACACTTCCACTGGAGCTTCCATCAGGATGAGGACGATCAACACACGCACTTCCGTTTTGACGACGTTGACTTCAGGTTTCACTTTGATGACAATGACGAAATATACTTTTATTGA
- the LOC115389079 gene encoding dnaJ homolog subfamily B member 9-like isoform X2, with amino-acid sequence MGVRSASHLLRGCVLLLLCLAHSPPAASEATRDYYETLHVESTATDQQIKKAFRKLAVKYHPDKNKGTDAERTFREIAEAYKVLSNSDKRRQYDLMGHEAFLNNQASVDPEDDHEHFYFFSDVFDVYDGEETHFHWSFHQDEDDQHTHFRFDDVDFRTIVAL; translated from the exons ATGGGGGTCCGCAGTGCGTCCCACCTGCTGAGAGGCTGtgtgctcctgctgctctgcctggCCCACAGCCCGCCAGCGGCCTCGGAGGCCACCAGAGATTACTATGAAACTCTGCATGTCGAGTCAACGGCGACAGACCAGCAGATAAAAAAGGCTTTCCGAAAACTGGCCGTGAAGTACCACCCAGATAAGAACAAGGGCACAGATGCAGAGAGGACGTTCAGAGAGATTGCAGAAG CCTACAAAGTGCTCTCGAACAGTGACAAACGGAGGCAGTACGACCTCATGGGCCATGAAGCCTTCCTGAACAACCAGGCTTCTGTTGACCCAGAAGATGACCATGAACACTTCTACTTCTTCTCTGACGTCTTCGACGTTTATGACGGGGAGGAAACACACTTCCACTGGAGCTTCCATCAGGATGAGGACGATCAACACACGCACTTCCGTTTTGACGACGTTGACTTCAG GACCATTGTTGCACTTTGA
- the LOC115389077 gene encoding zinc finger CCCH domain-containing protein 10-like, which yields MPDRDSSYLSGGGGSGGGLGEEGGPGSGLTGGSAEGRGGSGGSVGGSISVSGAMGGGGALGNGNGCGNGGGGGQGAGPPLDGVCRDFIRNVCKRGKRCRFRHPDVNEVPDLGVQKNEFIFCHDHQNKECMRSNCRFVHGSKEDEDHYKKTGQLPLRLRGNVAARLGLSPTDLPHSRGEVPICRDFLKGECQRGNKCKFRHVKKDYEYDPSRVGIGVGMGPGASGLVNAAGGIGGGGSGTCGGMQGLVGGGGGSAVMGTGCPSLGGCRDPGMSGVGGVGGGGIGGCLSISSSGQRRYDRSTCSVYDPLLESGLFDPGSLEASMDHTALQMKRRRLEGLRLTDGTSSGHYELGVQAALANRPLEYRFLEEENSLLRKRVEELKKQVSNLIATNEVLLEQNAQFRSQAKVMTLSSTPAPTEQTLAPPVGSVSSYNHSIAQTHTTLSSAGLQPRPVTQQDLVAPTGAPAAPPTNAAPPTAPPPHLNPEITPLSAALAQTIAQGMAPPVSMAPVAVSVAPVAVSMTQPLPGITMSHATTPMVSYPIASQSMRITTLPH from the exons ATGCCTGACCGGGACAGTTCCTACCTGTCCGGTGGTGGTGGGAGCGGTGGTGGTCTGGGCGAGGAAGGAGGACCTGGGTCTGGTTTGACAGGGGGCTCTGCAGAGGGCAGGGGAGGCTCTGGAGGAAGTGTCGGAGGAAGCATCTCTGTCTCGGGGGCcatgggtggaggaggggcgcTTGGGAACGGCAACGGCTGTGGGaatggtggaggagggggacaaGGTGCAGGACCCCCGTTGGACGGTGTCTGCAGGGACTTCATACGTAACGTCTGCAAGAGGGGGAAGCGCTGCCGCTTCAGGCACCCAGATGTCAACGAGGTGCCGGACTTGGGGGTGCAAAAGAACGAGTTCATCTTCTGTCACGACCATCAAAATAAGGAGTGCATGCGCTCCAATTGCCGCTTTGTCCACGGCTCTAAGGAGGATGAGGACCATTACAAGAAAACTGGACAGTTACCTCTTAGGCTGAGAGGGAACGTAGCAGCAAGACTGGGCCTGTCCCCCACGGATCTCCCCCACAGCCGTGGGGAGGTTCCTATCTGCCGAGACTTCCTCAAAGGAGAGTGTCAGAGGGGCAACAAATGCAAATTCCGCCATGTGAAAAAGGACTATGAATATGACCCTTCTAGGGTTGGAATAGGTGTTGGCATGGGGCCTGGTGCCAGCGGGTTAGTGAATGCTGCCGGGGGGATtggtggaggaggatcaggTACTTGTGGAGGAATGCAGGGACTCgtgggaggtggaggcggaAGCGCCGTCATGGGGACAGGCTGCCCCAGCTTGGGTGGGTGCAGGGATCCAGGTATGTCAGGAGTCGGGGGAGTAGGCGGAGGGGGTATTGGCGGTTGTCTGTCCATAAGTTCTTCAGGGCAGCGACGTTACGACAGGAGCACGTGCTCGGTGTACGACCCACTTCTGGAGAGCGGGCTGTTCGATCCCGGCTCCCTGGAGGCGTCCATGGACCACACAGCTCTGCAGATGAAGCGGCGGCGGTTGGAGGGGCTTCGTCTGACTGACGGAACCTCAAGCGGACACTATGAGCTGGGAGTTCAAGCCGCCTTGGCCAATCGTCCTCTGGAGTACAGATTCCTCGAGGAAGAAAATTCCCTGTTGAGGAAGAGAGTGGAAGAGTTGAAGAAGCAG GTTTCCAATCTCATTGCGACGAACGAAGTCCTGCTGGAGCAGAACGCTCAGTTTCGGAGCCAGGCGAAGGTGATGACgctctcctccactcctgcGCCCACCGAGCAGACTCTGGCGCCCCCTGTGGGCTCAGTGAGCTCCTACAACCACAGCATTGCCCAGACCCACACCACCCTGAGCAGCGCGGGACTCCAGCCCCGACCCGTCACCCAGCAGGACCTGGTGGCTCCCACCGGGGCCCCCGCGGCCCCTCCCACTAACGCGGCCCCGCCCACAGCCCCCCCACCGCACCTCAACCCCGAGATCACTCCTCTGTCGGCGGCCCTGGCCCAGACCATCGCCCAGGGGATGGCCCCCCCGGTGTCCATGGCGCCCGTGGCCGTGTCCGTGGCCCCGGTGGCGGTGTCCATGACGCAGCCTCTGCCGGGCATCACCATGAGCCACGCCACCACGCCCATGGTGTCCTACCCCATCGCCAGTCAGAGCATGAGGATCACCACTTTGCCACACTGA